ATTATTTTTATCAACCGATCTGTGAGTGGCAGTTTGACGCTTTTGCCAATGAGGGAACTATATCTTTCATCCTCTGGATGAACTGCGACGGCTGTGTCACCCAACAAGGTTTCAGGTCGAGTGGTTGCAACCACGAGGTGTCCCGTCCCGTCCTCAAGAGGATAACGGATATGCCAGAGACTTCCCTTTACTTCTTTGTAATCCACTTCCAGATCAGAAAGCGCCGACTCCAACTTTGGACTCCAATTGATCAGGCGAGTGCCCTTATAAATCCAATTTTTCTTGTAAAGCTGAACAAATACCTTCCGAACAGCCGTCGACACACCTTCGTCCAGAGTAAAACAGAGGCGATCCCAGTCACAAGAGTCTCCCAACCTCTTCATCTGCTCAATGATACGCTCGCCGTACTGTTCCTTCCACTCCCAAACCTTCGCAACAAAATCCGTCCGGCCTATCTGATGACGGGTCTTTCCTTCTTTGGCCAACTGTTTTTCAACAACACTCTGAGTGGCAATCCCTGCATGGTCAGTTCCCGGAAGCCAGAGGGCATTAAATCCACTCATTCGCTTCCACCGAATTAAGGCATCTTGAATACTATGATTAAGGGCGTGGCCCATATGCAGAGACCCTGTTACGTTTGGTGGAGGCAAAATGATGCAATAGGGAGGCTTCGTGGACACATCCTGCGCTTTGAAATAACCTTTATTCATCCACCATTGATACATCCGACCTTCAACCTCTTCGGGACTATAACGATCAGGCAATTCCAAATAAACCTCCTTCAACCATTGCTGCGATTGGATAAAAATCCAAAATATCGACCACAGAATTTACCATTAATCCAAGCGGAGAAACAAGGATGGAAGACTCGATTACACTCCAGACTCAATAAAGGTTCGAAGAGATTTCACTCCTCCCTCCAAAACGTAAATATTCACATACCCATGCGCTCCAAGGTCTTTAGCCACCTTTGACGATACTCTTCCATTTTGACAGACGAGAATAACGGGAGAATCCAACCCAGCTGATAGCTCCGAAAGCGAACTCTTCACCAGTTCTGGAGGCAACCTCCTCGCCCCTGACAAAAAGGGTGCAAAGAGAAGCTCCTCCTCTTCCAACAGCACTTTCGGCTCGCGCAAATCAAAAAGGAAAAAATGCCCAGAATTTTGGATGATATTCTCAAGTTGAAAAGGGCCAATCTTCCAAACATCCAATTTCTTAAAAAACCATTTCAAACAACAACCCGCGCCTTCGTTGGTATACTTCGAAAAATTGAAATCCCGATGAGCAATGAAATCCCAACAACCAAGCTTGCCGCCCAAAACGGGGACTGATGACTGACATCACGATAAAGTAAGTTTCCCAATACGGGCCCGATGATGCGTCCCAAAGCACTTAAACTTTGATTGATGCCCATCACGGAACCCTGTTCATTTTCCTTTGTGAGTAAACTAATACTGCCTGATAACGAAGGATTAATAAAACCAGTTCCAAGGCCCAAAAAAGTGACAGCAACGGCCAGTTGCCAAACTTCATTCGATGCCGCGATACCAGCAAGCCCCAGTCCTTTCATGACCAGACCGGACATCAACATGCGTCGCTCCCCGGCCACAGGAAGAAGCTTCCGAATAAAATACCCCTGGGTGATGACCATTACTATTCCAACATAAGCAAAACCAAGGCCCGCAGTCATGAGGCTCCAATTGAACTTGTCCTGAACAAAAAGAAAAAGAGCCGCTTCCATGTGCGCCATTGCAAAAGATGCTAAAAAATACATCACCTGCAGTTGACCTATAACTGGATAAAATAGGTGCTTTCTCATCAGGCCAAAGCGCGATTTCCTTTCAGTTACAATCTTCAATTGAGCAGGTCGAGACTCCACAAGGACGTTCCAAGCAAAAAATGCATTTAACAAGCAGATCACGGCTGCGACGACAGCGGCAAAACTCGCCCCGAAGGGAGGATTGCTCCCGAGACTTTCGCCTACATGGCCAGCTAAAGCTCCCAAGGCAGGCCCCAAGACAAAACCTAAACCAAAGGCAGCTCCGATGATGCCCATATTTTTAGAACGAGATTTTTCATCCGTTATGTCCGCAATATAAGCCATTGTTGCCGATATGTTTGCTCCAAAAATACCAGCCAATAGTCGGGCTACAAAAAGAAGAGTGTAGGTCGTCGAAAAGGCAAATATTAAATGCGACAGACCGGCCCCCACCAAACTTAGCAATATGATGGGCCTACGCCCCCAACGATCACTCAGCTGCCCCCAAAACGGCGAAAATACAAACTGAGCTCCAGAATATACCGCCATTAAGAGCCCGACCTGAAGGGCATCAGCACCAAAGGCCCTGGCTAAATAGGGACTCAATGGAATGATGATGCCAAATCCAATAAGATCAATGAAAACTGTTAAGAAAATGACAACTAGGGGTTTGTTTTTTATGCTCAAAGGAATTCCTGTTGTAGAATATCAATCATGAAAATAGAGATTATGGAACGATGTGAGATACTAGCGCAGTTTATCCTACGAATCCAGCTTTGTGCGGTTTTCAGTGTCGGATTCCTGGCCGCCGCTGATCCTGTGATTTTTCGCCCAAAATCACATCGAGCTATTTTTGACGCTAAACTTTTTAGCAGCGAAGATAATTTTGACTCAGCTGACGGCACCTTTGAAAAATTGGGATCGAATAAATATTTCAATGTGAACACCTATAAGTTTGAATGGGATTACGTGGCAACCAGCAGGAAAGCCTATAAGCTGGGATTTACCGCAAGCCAGGGTGAGAGTTCAGATGGGGTCTCTTTGCGAAAAAACTCTGCGGTTACCAACGCTTTCATAGGGATGCAGTACTTTCTCCTAACAAATCCTTTGAAGGTCAAACCAGAACTGATGGTCTTTTATTCTAACGCGCCGATTGACCCAAATGGCGATGACATCATTCTTAGTGAAGGAGTTCTAGAGGTCAAATTTGGAACTTGGCTTCAGAAGAAGGCAATGACGCTGGATAATTACATGTACTTGGGAGCAGACTATCGCGCTGATGGAAGAGCGAGCCTAGCAGAATATGTCATTGGTACAAAAATAGATTTTGACGGTTTGGCTTTGGGTGGCGAGGCCTTTGGATATCAAAGCATCACGGAAGATGAGCTAACGAATTCTCCCGTTCAACGCACAGCAGTTACGTCTCGAGTCAACGGGGGCTCCCTCAAATATTATTCAATAAATCCCAACCTTCTCTCAGCAAGTGCATATGTAGAAGCCCAAATCAGTGAAGCGCTAGCTCTGAAGGGAGAATACATTCTTGATCTTCAAGGCAAGAACTCGGCCAAAGGCAACACGATCGGGATTCAGGTTGTTTGGAACTTTAATTCTGTCCAAGGAGAATTTACAAAAACCCGCCGGAAAGAAGTAAATAACGATGATCTAAACAAGTTCAATATTGAAAGTACTGAATACAATGAAAGACTCTTTCAGGAAGATTCTCCAAAGCCATTTCGCCGCAAGAAAGAAAAAACTGACGAGGAAATCTTGGACGAAGCTGAAAAACATTTAGATAAAAAATTCAAAAAATAAACTGATTGCTCTCACTGAAAACTCTTGGCCGACTTACTTCCTTTGGTCACTGCATC
This region of Bdellovibrionales bacterium genomic DNA includes:
- a CDS encoding MFS transporter encodes the protein MSIKNKPLVVIFLTVFIDLIGFGIIIPLSPYLARAFGADALQVGLLMAVYSGAQFVFSPFWGQLSDRWGRRPIILLSLVGAGLSHLIFAFSTTYTLLFVARLLAGIFGANISATMAYIADITDEKSRSKNMGIIGAAFGLGFVLGPALGALAGHVGESLGSNPPFGASFAAVVAAVICLLNAFFAWNVLVESRPAQLKIVTERKSRFGLMRKHLFYPVIGQLQVMYFLASFAMAHMEAALFLFVQDKFNWSLMTAGLGFAYVGIVMVITQGYFIRKLLPVAGERRMLMSGLVMKGLGLAGIAASNEVWQLAVAVTFLGLGTGFINPSLSGSISLLTKENEQGSVMGINQSLSALGRIIGPVLGNLLYRDVSHQSPFWAASLVVGISLLIGISIFRSIPTKARVVV
- a CDS encoding rhodanese-like domain-containing protein, encoding MKWFFKKLDVWKIGPFQLENIIQNSGHFFLFDLREPKVLLEEEELLFAPFLSGARRLPPELVKSSLSELSAGLDSPVILVCQNGRVSSKVAKDLGAHGYVNIYVLEGGVKSLRTFIESGV